ATTGCGGGTGCGCTGACCGACAAAATTTATGAGCGGCTTTATGCTTGAATGACTAAGTTTTGGTTTACTATCTCGCCTACCAAAGGCGGTCCAGTCAGACAGCCTGCTTGCTACGAATCTTCGGAAACCCCCGCCAGCATTCGAGATAAAGCAACAAATACTGTATTGCGCTGCGTCAATCGTAAGATTGACCGACAAACGTCTCTCAGGTTCTGGCATGCAATCCTCGGACGCCAGAGTCTTTAGGCCGACACGCTGTGTCGGCCTTTTTTATTCCCGCCGCACTTTCTTTGCCAATGCCAATAGCCATCGAGCTTCCCGCGCATTTAAGAGATGATTGCGCGACAGGCAAACCAAATCACCGGCATAGCGTCGCTGAAATTAACAATTTGGTGAAAATAAACCGCTATTCGCGCAAAGGGCGGGCATTGCCACGGCCGATAGGCCGGTAAACCGCGCTGCCGCAATGGAAAAAAAGGGAATGGATTTTTCGTTACCGCCATTCCGCGTCTTTGTCACGAATAACGAATGGATGTCAATTAAGGCAAAACACCAAGGTTGGCGCTTACTCACCGGGAACAGCAGAGCCGCGCACGCGCGGCCCGACCTTAACGGATGCCGAACTTATGGTCCAGCGAGAACACGCCCGCACCACGCCCGATGATCACCAGCAGCAAGCCGGCCCACGACAGATGCGTCGGCCATGCGTCCGGATAGACGAATACCTCGATCACGGTCGTCATGCCGAGCAACGCGAACGCGGAGAAGCGCGAGAACAGACCCAGCACCAGCAGCAACGGGAAAAGATGCTCCGAATAGGCGGCAATGTGCGCGGCGATTTCCGGCGGGACGAGCGGCAGCTTGTATTCGGTGCGAAACAGTTCGTACGTGCTCGGCGTCAACGTGAGAATGCCGCTCACCTTCGTGCGTCCCGACATGAAGAAGATCGCGGCAATCGCGAAGCGCGCGACCAGCGACAACAGCGAATCGTTGATCAAAACTTGCAGCTTCGCGGCAAGTGCGTTCCAACGTCCGCGCAACGTGTTGTGCGCGCTGGGCGCCGTGTTCTGGATCGCTTCCATGTGAATCTCCGTGTCGGTCAAAGTGTTCCGTGAGGTGCAACGTCGATCGCAGCGAATGCGCCCGCCGCGATCAGGTCGCCGAGAAGTTGCGTGAAATCGAGTGAGGGTTGCGCGTCGAGCGCGTTTTGCGCGGCGGCGTCGAGTGTCTGCGATGCGGCGCACGCGTCGAGAAATGCGCAGCCGCCCGTGCCGAGCGGTCGCCACTGCACCGCGCCTTCCGGCCGTGTCAGCAATGCGCCTTCGCCCGACCAGTCGAGTTCTGGCGGCAGTTCGACCGCTTCACGATTGCAATGCCAGATCGTGTAAGCCGGCTGGTTGGCGAACCATTGCCAGCGCACGGCGGCGCGCAACGGCAGCGTCAGTCGTCCAAGCGCTTCCGGCGCAAGGCAGGCCAGTGAGACAACGTCGATGCCGGGTTCATCCGCGGCCGCATGCGTTTCGGTCCACAGGCGATCGAGCCGCGCGACGTTCGCCAGATAAGGCAGCTCGCGAGCGGGCTCGAAGCTGTCCAGAAACGCGGGGAAATCGTGGCCGTAGTACAGCAGCCGCGCGTCCGAAGGCGCTTGCCGGCGCACATAAATCGCGGCGGCCGCGCGAAACCAGTCGCTGCCGACCAGTCGCTCCACGCTCGGAAAGTTCGCTTGCAATGCGTCGATGCAAGCTTTCACGACGTTGTTGCGATACACCGCGAAGCCCGGTTGCGCGAGCAGCGAATCGAGCAAGGGCGACGCCGCGTCGGCGTCGTAGAGCGCGCCCGCGAATGCATCCTGGAAGTGGCTGAGCGAGCGGTTCATACCATCGCCTCCGTACTCGCCAATAACCGTTGAGCGATAGCGCGTTCCGTCAACAGAGCGTCGAATGGCGGAATGTGATCGTCGCGTTCTATCAGCGTGGGTCTCGCGCCGATTCGTTCGATCAGGTGGCCGTACAGGGACCAGACGTCGTCGGCGATCGGCGCATCGTGAGAGTCGATCAGTAACGTGGTGGCGCCGTGAGCGTCGCGGCTATGTCCGGCGAGATGAATTTCCATCACCGCATCCGCCGGCACCGCGTCGAGATACGACGCCGCGTCGAAGCCCAGGTTGTGCGCGCTGATATAAACGTTGTTCACGTCGAGCAGCAAACCGCACCCTGTGGTGCGGCACAGTTCGCCGAGAAACGTCAGCTCGTCCATTTCATGACCGTCGAGCTGAAGATAATGCGTGGGGTTTTCAATCGCGATGCGCCGCGCAAGCGCATCCTGAGTCCGGGCGATGTTGTCCGCGATCCGCACGAGCGCTTCGCGGGTGCGTGGAAACGGCAGCAGATCCGGGTGATACGCGCCGCGCCACGTAGACCAGGCGAGATGCTCCGAGACCAGCGTGGGCTCGACGCGATCCGCCAACGCCCTCAGTCTTTGTAGATGAACCGCGTCGGGCGCACTATCCGCCGCCAGCGACAACGACACACCATGCAACGACAGCGGATGACGGCTGCGAATCGCGTCCAGCCATGCGAGGCGAGGGCCGCCGTCGACCATGTAGTTCTCGGGATGAACCTCGAACCACAGACCTTCCGCATTGCAGTCGTGGGCCTGCGCGTAGTGGTCGGGCTTGAGGCCCAAACCGGCGCCCATGTGGGTTAGCGTCTTCATGATCGGCGGGCGGCGCGGCGAATTACGATTCCATCGGCGAGAGCGAACCCGTGCCGTGCGGCGTCTTGATCGTCGTGCAGGTGCCGACCGGCACGTTCTTCCACGAATTGCCCTGAAAGTCCATCTTCGAGGTGCCCGCGCACGTCGTGCCGGCGCCGGCCTTGCAATCGTTGTGGCCGGCCATCGCCACGCCGTAGCATTTCTCCATGGCACCGCCGGCGGCCGGTTGGGTTTGGGCGAAAGCACCGCTAGCGAGCGAAGCGAGGGCGAGAGCGGCGGCGGCGAGTTTAAGGTTGTTCATGATGGATTCCTCAAGAGATTTCGTTTCAGGTTAGGTAGCAGCGCAGTCGGTTCAGGCCGTGGGCCGGATTTGCTTGCGTTTGCTGGAAGGTAATTCGACGACTTTCGACAACCGGTTACAGCAACGCGAAAAAAATTTTGCGTATGCCGCACCGACTGCGTTTCGCGGCAGTTTTGGTCGGCGCGCGCGGCAGCGTAAAATCTGCGCAAAATAAATTTCACTCTTTGTGTAACCAGAGCGACCGATGGATCGAACTAACGATGACGCGACGTTGCAAATCAAGGAGAAGCACCTGCAGGCGCTGCTTCTCAAAGGCATGGATGGCGACGAAGCGGCGTATCGGCGGTTCCTGTCGGAGTTGAGCACGCACTTGCGCGGTTTTCTGAGGAGGCGTTTGCACAGCCAGCCGGGCGATATCGAAGATCTCGTGCAGGAAGTGCTGCTGGCAGTCCACAACGGGCGGCACACCTACCGGCCCGAGGAACCGCTGACCGCATGGGTTCACGCGATCGCACGCTACAAGCTGACGGATTACTTTCGGGCGCGCTCGCGTTACGACGCGCTGAACGATCCGCTCGACGACGCCTTCGAGTTGCTGGCCGCGCCCGATCTGGAGCCGGCGCAGGCCAAGCGCGATCTCGGCAAGCTGCTCGAACAGTTGCCGGACCGCCAGCGGCTGCCGATCGTGCATGTCAAGCTGGAAGGGCTCTCCGTGTCGGAGACCGCGCAAATGACAGGCTTGTCGGAGTCGGCGGTGAAAATCGGCGTACACCGTGGGCTCAAGGCGCTGGCTGCAAAGATTCGAGGAACGCGATGAAAACGGACGACTTCATTTCCCTGCTTGCAACGGGCGCCGCGCCGGTCGACCGGCACCAGCTCGCCAAGCGCTTCAGCCTCGCCGTGCTGGTCGGCGCGGTCGGCGCGACGCTGATCGTCGCGGTGCTGCTCGGCGTGCGCCGCGATCTGGCGGAAGTGGCGGCCACGCCGATCTTCTGGGCGAAGATCGCGTTGCCGCTGTGCCTGATGCTCGGCGCGCTGCAACTGTCCACCCGGCTCGCCCGACCCGGCGCGGCCCTGAGCGCGAGCGGCCGCCTGCTGGTTGCCGTACCGCTGGCCGTGGTGTGGCTGGCGGGGCTTTATGTGCTGATGTCCGCGCCGAGCGACTTACGGCTCGCGCTGGTGCTCGGCAAAACGTGGCGCGTCTGCCCGTTCAATATCACGATGCTGTCGGTGCCGGGCTTCATCGCCGTTTTCTGGGCGCTCAAGGGACTCGCGCCGACCCGCCTCGCGCTGGCCGGCGCGGCGGGTGGGCTGCTGGCCGGCTCGACCGCCACGCTCGCCTATTGTCTGCATTGTCCCGAGATGGGGATTCCGTTCTGGGGCGTGTGGTACGTGCTCGGCATGCTGGTGCCGACTATCATCGGTGCATTGCTGGGGCCGCGCCTGTTGCGTTGGTGAGGCGCCCGGCGTGCCGCGGAGACCGCCATGTCATCGATTCAAGCCACGCAGTCCGATCTGTCCACCGGCGCGGCGCGCGCGCCGCTGACCGCGTTCGTGTTCGCGGGCGGCGGTAGTCTCGGCGCGATCGAAGTCGGCATGCTGCGGGAATTGCTCAATCGCGGCGAGCGTCCCGGTTGCGTCGTCGGCGCTTCCGCGGGCGCGATCAATGCCGCCTATTTCGCCGGCACGCCGAATGGCGAGGGCGTCGCGGAGCTGGAAGCGCTCTGGTGCCGCATCCGCCGCCAGGACATCATGCCGTTTTCCATGCTCGGGCTGCTCGACCTTCTGTTGCGGCGCCGTCCGCATCTGGTGGAAGCCAAAGCACTGCGCGCGCTGCTGGAAAAAAACCTGCGCTACGCGCGCATCGAGCAGGCGGCGTTGCCGCTGCATATCGTCGCGACCGAGGTGCTGTCGGGCAACGAAGTCGTCCTCTCGTCCGGCCCGGTGGTGGACGCCGTTCTTGCCAGCGCGGCGATTCCCGGCGTGTTTCCGCCGGTGCGTATCGACGGTGCGGATCTGGTGGATGGCGGCGTCGCCAACAACACGCCCATTTCAGTCGCGGTCGGTCTCGGCGCCACACGCATCGTCGTGCTGCCGGCCGGCTTTGCGTGCGCGCTGCACGCGCCGCCTTCCAGTCCGATCGGTCAAGCCATGCACGCGCTGACGCTGGTCATTGCGCGCCAGCTCGTTCGCGATCTGGAGTTTTACTCGACGCGCGCCGACATCTTCGTCGTACCGCCGCTCTGCCCGCTCGAAATCTCCCCCTACGATTACACGCAATGCGATCGTCTGATCGATCGGGCCGCCGGAAAAACGCGCGAGTGGCTCGATGGCGGCGGCCTGGAGCATGTGTTCATCCCCGGTGAATTGCGACAGCATGCGCACGCGGCGCATTGAGTGCGCAGTACGGCGAGACAAGCCCTAGAACAGTGGCGATGTCGCGCCGATCAGAACCGCTGCACCAAACCAAACTGCACACCCTTGACCGGCGCACCGGGATACGCAACCGGCAAGCCGGTCACGTTGACCCCACGCAGCGTGAAGCTGGCATCGTCGTGATTCGCGAGATACGCCGCCGTGAAATAGAACAGCAGCGTGCGCGAAAAGTTGTATTCGAACGATGCGCTGAACTGATCGGCGCTCGCACCTTCGCCCGTGAAATCCCGTACATGCGCATAGCCCAGCGACGCGCGCGCGTCAGCGGAAAAGCTGTATTGCGCCGACAGCGAGCCGCCCGCGCCGTGATACAGCGGCGAGCCGCCATCGCCGTTGAAAAACGACAGCCATACGCGGACTTTATCCATCGCGTAACTCGCGCCGCCGAGATTGGCGCGCAGCGCAGCGGCGCCGTGGGTCTGCTGACGCGCGAATAGCAGCTTGAAGTTGTCGATCTGATAGCGGACCGTCAGGTAGTAACCGTCGACGCCGTTACCATCGCTCTCCGACGCATCGCGCAGGGCCATCATGACGGTCGCGTCAAAACCGCCGACCTGCGGCGACAGATAGGTGATCGCGTTGTTCGTGTAGGGCGTGATCTTCGAGAGATTGTTGAGCCCCGACGCGATCGTGCCCGCGCCGAACGCGTCGAGATCGCCTTTGAACGGAATATAGATCGGCGAATACTGGCGGCCGAAGCGCACTTCGCCCCAGCGCCCTCGCGAGCCGATCCATGCCTGGCGGTTGAATATCACACCCGGAGTTTGCAACGTGCCGTCGGCGCTGCTGAAACCGTTTTCCAGCGCGAACACCACATAGGTCTCGGCGCCGATCGGCTCGGCGCCGCGCAAGCCGATTCGCGAGCCGCGATAAGCGCCCGAGTCGAGACGTGAGGTCCATCCGGAGCCGGGGTTGGTGATTTCAACGCTGGTGTCGAGCACGCCGTATAGCGTGACGGTGCCGTCGTCCGCCGCCATGGCGTGATGCAGGCCCAGCACCAGGCCAACCGCGCCGACGCTTGCGCGCACAACTACGTGACGAAGCCACGCGATGCGCCGCGTCACCGGAACTGGCGGGCGTGGCGCTGCTTTGACTGAAGATTTCGAAATGCGATGCACATGAGATCCTCCAAAGGCTGACCGATTATATTCGGCTCACCCGTTGAAAGAGACAGACATGTCCAGCGCTTTAGTGCCGATTCATAGCGCGGTAGCAAGGCCGCGTGCATCGCGGCGCGCGGTTCGTGCATTCGACGGCGGTGCGGACGCACTGGTCGAACCGTCCCGCAAATGAAACGTGGAGATCGACACTTGCAGCAGTTTCGCCTGCTCGGTGAGCGTCTGCGCGACGGCCGCCGCCTGTTCGACCAGCGCCGCGTTTTGCTGCGTCACGCTATCCATCTGCGTGACCGCGTCGCCGACCTGATCGATGCCCGCGCTCTGTTCGGCGGCCGCGGCGGCGATATCGCGCATGACGCCCGACACTTTCGCAATCGCCTCGCGCGCGTCGTGAATCGTCGCACCGGTTTTACCGACCAGCTCAGCACCGTTCTCGACCTTTTCCGCCGCGCGGCTGATCAGCGTGCGGATCTCTTTCGCGGCCGACGCACTGCGCTGCGCCAGGGTCCGCACTTCGCCGGCCACCACCGCGAAACCGCGCCCTTCGTCGCCGGCCCGAGCGGCCTCGACTGCCGCGTTGAGCGCGAGGATATTGGTCTGAAACGCAATGCCTTCGATCACGGCGATGATGTCGACCATACGCTGCGACTCCGCCGACATTTCCTGCATGGTCGACACCGCCTCGGCCGCCATCTCGCCGCCACGATTGACGATCTGCTCCGCGCTCGCCGTGAGGCGGCTGGCGGTCTGCGCGTTCTCCGCCGTCTGCCTGACCATCGCGGTCATCTGCTCCATGCTCGCGGCGGTTTCCTGCAGCGCCGCCGCCTGACTCTCCGTCCGTGCCGACAGGTCCGCGTTGCCGCCCGCGATCTCGCGCGCGCCGATCGCCACTTTGTCGGCCGCGCCCTTGATCTGTTCGATCGTCTGCGCGAGCGCGTCGCGCATGCGTTGCATGGTGAGCAGCAGACTCGATTCGTCGCCGTGACGGGTTTGGATCGGCACCGCGAGATTGCCGTTGCTGATCGCGCCGGCCACTTCAGCCACATAGACCGGATCGCCGCCAATGGCGCGCTGAATGCTGCGATTGGTGAGACTCACCAGCGCGGACAGCAGCAGCGCGACGGCCGCGAATACGCCGCCGACGAAATACAACGACTCCCTGAACGCGGCGTCGATATCGTCCACGTAAGCACCGGTCGCGATGATCCAGTCCCACGGCGCGTAACGCACCACGTAGCCGATCTTGCCGACCGCGGCGGAGGGCGGGTCTTGCGGATGCGGGAACACGTAATCCACGAAGCCGCCTTGCGGCGCCTGCGCGACCGCGGCGAACGTCACGTAGTGATGGCGGCCGTCGGCATCGGCGGAAGCGGCGAGCTCTTTGCCGTTCAGCGCGGGCTTCATCGCGTGCATGATCATGCGCGGCGTCGAATCGATCACGAGAAAGTAGCCGTCTTCGCCATAACGAATGCCGCGCAGGCGTTCGAGCGCCTGCTTACGCGCGTCGGCCTCGCTGAGCGCGCCGCTTTGCGCCAGCGCCGCATATTCGTTGACGATACTGAGGCCCACGTGCGCCACGTTCACCAGATCGTGTTTGCGTTCCTCGATGCGCGTCTGACGCGATAGCCACGCCGCCGACACGGACACGGCAAGGAGTGCGATCAGGCTGACGACGAGCGGCAGCCAGAGTTTCTGCGTGAAACTGAATCGATGCATGCCCACGCCTCAGATCGGTGTCGACGGATTGAACGAAGTCTTGTTCGAGTTATCGTTATTTTGATGGCTGCGCTGAAGGCGGCCATTCAATCCGTTTATCGGCAACTGTGACGCCGATATGTCTAGAGACAAACCCTTTGTCGAACGGCATCGACGTCGCGGCCATGCGTACTAGATCGAACCACTCCCCTGATAATCGCGCGGCACGAAGGCCTCGATGCGATTTCGCCCGGCGCCTTTCGCGCGGTAGAGCGCCTGGTCCGCGGCTTCGACGATCTGATGCGTGGAGCCCACGCCCGCCGATTCCGACACGGCCACCGCCACGCCGATGCTGACGGTGACGTGATCGCCCAGCGGCGTCTCGTTGCGGATGCGCAGCGCCTGAACCGCGCTCAGCATTTTGGCCGCCACGCGACGCGCGCCGTCTTCGTCGGTGGCCGGCAGGATCGCGGCGAACTCCTCGCCGCCATAGCGCGCCAGCAGATCGCCGCCGCGCGGGAGCGCCACCTGCAACGCGGCCGCCACCGCAACAAGGCATTTGTCGCCGGCCGGATGACCGTAGCGGTCGTTCAGCTTCTTGAAGTGGTCGATATCGATCAGCAACACGCCGAGCGGATGCTGCGTACGCGCGGCACGGCTCCATTCGAGCGCCAGCGTTTGATCGAAGCAACGACGGTTGGCCACATTGGTCAACGCGTCCGTCAGCGCGATTTTTTCGAGGCGGTCGCGCGCGTCGCTCAACGCCTGCTGGGTCCGAACCAGCCGGCTTTGCAAGGTCGTGGTGCGGATCGTGTACACCACCAGGGCGGTAAAAATGCCTACCGTGCCGACATAAAAGTGTTCACGCATCAGGACGATGCTCAACGCGAGCAGCGCCAACGTGTACACGATCGGACTGACGTTTTCGATAATCACCGCGAGCGGCCTCTTCCAGTCGGCCGTGTCGGCATCGACGGTGTTTGCCGGGCGCGTGAAGCACGCCGCGCTCAACAGCAGGAAGGGAATGTCGACGATCACGTCCATCAACGCGTGGCCGTCGGAAACCGCGGCCCAGTGGTTATACACCGCGGCGACAAGCGCATAGACCCACAAATAGCCGCACAAGATTTCGTAGAACCGGCGGCCCGCGTTACGCGGTTGAACCAGCAGGCGCAACGTTGCCGCAACGGCCAGCAGGCCGTTCTCGACGTCGTAGGTCAGCACCAGCACTGACGCCGAGATTGGCGCGAGCGCATGACCTGAAAACGGCACGACGGAGAAGATCGTGATGTACGCAAGGTAAGCGGTCACGACCGCCTGAATGCCGTCCATCCACACGAAAAAAAGAATCCGCTGGCCGTTCGACACCGACGCGATCGCGAGGAGGATCGGCACGGCGTAGAGAAAGTAGCTGAAGTCGGAGAACCACGCGATGCTCTCCGGAATCTGCTGGAAGATATCTTCCCAGGCGCTGAGCGCCACGCCGAGAATCCACAGAAACAGGCCGACGCCGAGCAGGACCCACGGCATGCGCAACGCGCGGACCTCGGCGCGAGCGCGCCAGCAGCAGGCCGCCAACGCGAGCGAAGGCGCGACGATCAGAAAAGGATAGCTAGCCAGGGTGGAGCGCGACGGGAACATCAGCAGGCACAGTGCGTGTGCGCCGATGAAGCACAAGGCAAACAGTACGAGACGTATCGACGTTGGCAAGTGGCGCAAAACGTGACCCCCTAAACCTGAGGACGCCCGATGAAAACCATCGTGACCCAATGGCGATTCAGCTTCTCTAGTGTCTGTCGGCCATGTGATTCATCTTAACTGATGCGATGCGGGCCGAACACCCGGAAGTCATCGAGGGTATGCCCGGCATCGCGCTGGCGCGAGCGCCGCTCAAGCGGCCGTTCGAGCGGCCGCTCGAGACTAGATCGGCAACGGCGTGGCCGTATGCGCCGGATAGCTCGGCGGCCTGCGCCACTGGGTGGCCTGTTCGTACGCATAGCCGAGCGCCAGCAAACGCGCCTCGCTCCACGCGGGTCCAACGAACGACAACCCGACCGGCAGTCCACGCACCTGGCCGGCCGGCACCGTGAGGTGTGGATAACCGGCCACGGCGGCCGGCGTCGAAAACCCGCCGCCGCCGTCGCTGTCGCCATTGATGAAGTCGGTCAGCCACGCCGTGCCGCCGGTCGGCGCGACGATAGCATCCAGCCCGTGCTGACGCAGCACACGATCGAGTCCTTCGTCGCGCGATTGCTTACGGCAAGCTGCCAGCGCGGTTCGATACGCGTCGCTGTCCAGGTCTCCGAGCGCCTGCGCCTGGTCGAACAGTTCCTGGCCGAAGTAAGGCATCTCGTCTCGGCGATGCGCGTTGTCGAAAGCGATCAGATCGGCCAGCGTATGAATCGGCGCGTGCGGCGCGAACGTGTCGAGCCACAGCGGCAGATCGTGTTTGAATTCATGCAGCAGAACGGCCAGTTCTTCCTTGCCGTAGCCGACCTTCGGCAGATCGATCGGGTCGACGATTTCCGCGCCGAGCCGTTTCAACTGCGCGATGGCCAGGTCGATCTGCTGGTCGACTTCGTCGTGTCCCGTGAAAAATTCCCGCGCCACGCCGAGGCGCGCGCCTTTCAGCGCGTCTTTGCGCAAGGCCCGCAGGTAATCATCCGGTGCTGGAGCCGGCAGCGTTCGTGGATCGCGCGGGTCGGGGCCGCCTGCCAGGGCCGACAGCAGCAGCGCCGCATCGCGCACCGTCGCCGTGATCGGACCAGGCGTGTCCTGACTGTGCGAGATCGGGATGATGCCGTCACGGCTCACGCGACCCACGGTCGGCTTCAGTCCAACCACACCGCACATCGACGCGGGCGACACGATCGAGCCGTCGGTCTCCGTGCCGATCGCCATGGTGGTCATGCCCGCCGCGACGGCTGCGGCCGACCCGGAACTCGAACCGCTGGTCGTGCGATCCAGACCGTAGGGATTGCGCGTCAGGCCGCCGCGTCCGCTCCAGCCGCTGGTTGAACGGGTGGAGCGAATGTTCGCCCATTCGCTCAAATTCGTTTTACCGACAATCACCGCGCCCGCCTCGCGCAAGCGGCGCACGAGCTCGGCGTCGCGCGTCGCGCGAATGCCGTCGAGCGCGAGCGAACCCGCGGTGGTCGCCATGCGGTCGCCGGTCGCGATATTGTCCTTGATGACGATCGGCATGCCGTGCAGCGGGCCACGCAGCTTGCCCGCGCGGCGTTCGCTATCCAGCGCGGCGGCGATCCGCAACGCGTCGGGATTCAGTTCGATGATGCTGCGCAGGCGTGGACCACGGCGGTCGAGCGCGTCGATGCGGCTGAGCGCGAGGCGCGTGGCCTGGGTGGCGCTGGTGGCGCTGGTCGCGCTGCCGGTGTTGGCGACGTCGCCCGATACCGGGGCGAGCGGACCCGTATCCGCAGCGTGCGTGGCGTTGGTCGAGAGCAGCCCGGAGGCGAGTAAACCGAAAGACTTGATGAATCCGCGTCGTTGCATGGAGAGATTGGAATCGGCGTTTGTTTTACGTTTTAGGGCGAATCACATTTGGGTAAAGTGGCTCGAAGCTGCGGCTCGAAACTCGCGAGCGTATCTTGCCAAAATTCATTGCAACGCAGGCCCCTAAGACTCGTATGTTTATGCCTGATACATCGCAAGACCGATGTTTCTAAAGCTGCGCCGCGTCACCCAGGTTTTCGCTCCCGGCCCGGCAAGTCCTGCAGCAGGTTCATGAACGCCCGCACCTTGGCGCTCAGCAGACGCCGCGAATGATAGAGCGCCCAGATCTCGACCGGCGGCCCGTCCTCGGTTCCCCAGCAGACGAGCCGTCCTGACAGCACGTCGGGTTCCACCAGCAGGCGCGGCAGAAGCGCCGCGCCCACACCGTTCAGCACCGCGTCGCGCACCATTAATAGCGAAGACAGCCGCAGCACCGGCGTGGGCGCAAACGTCCGCACCTCGCCGCCCTTCACCCGCACGCGCCAGAGCGCGACGCGCGCCGCCGCGGCCGACATGACGGCGGGCACCGGCAAGGGGTCGGGGTCGGCCTGCGCATCGGCCTGCGCATCGGCCTGCGCATCGCTCGCGGATGCCGACGGAATCGACACCGTCGGCGCCGCGACCATCCACCGTTGATCGCCAAGAATGCGGCGTCCCACCAGTTGTTCGTCACTCGGCGGATTGATGCGAATCACGAGGTCGTAACCATCCTCCACCGGATCGACCACGCGGTCTTCCGCCACCACCTCGAGCTCGACCTGCGGATAAGCCAGCGCGAAACGCGTTGCGATCTGGCCCAGCACCACATGCGCGAACACCATCGGCGCGCTGATGCGCAAACGCCCGCGCGGCACCGGCGCGCGCGACGCGACGTTTTCGCCCGCCTCCTGAATCTCCGTCATCAGCCCGCGCGTGCGCTCGTGCAGCACGAGCCCTTCCTCGGTGAGGCGCAACGTGCGCGAGCCGCGCTCGATCAGGCGCACGCCGAGCTGTTCCTCCAGTTCCGCCACGCGCCGCGACAGCGTGGCCTTGGGGCGGTCGAGCGCCCGGCTGGCCGGCCCGAAACCGCCGTGCAACGCCACCGCGTTGAAATCGCCCAGTGAGGTCAAGTCCATGATCGTTCCAAATATGAGACGAGGTGTCTGGATTTTTGCACTTTCGGCGACCAGATGGAACGACTATTGTTCATCTCACGGGCTGATCGCAGCCCATCCAACCCAAGGAGCACATCATGGCAATCCTCGTTACAGGCAGCACGGGCGTTATCGGCAAGCAGGTTCTCGCGCATCTGAACGGCGGCGGCGTCGAAGTCCGCGCGCTGACCCGTTCACCGGAAAAAGCGCAATTCCCCGCAGGCGTCAGCGCGGTTCAAGGCGACCTGTCCGACGTGGACGGCTTGCGGCGCGCGATGCAAGGCGTCAGCACGCT
This genomic stretch from Paraburkholderia bryophila harbors:
- a CDS encoding DoxX family protein is translated as MEAIQNTAPSAHNTLRGRWNALAAKLQVLINDSLLSLVARFAIAAIFFMSGRTKVSGILTLTPSTYELFRTEYKLPLVPPEIAAHIAAYSEHLFPLLLVLGLFSRFSAFALLGMTTVIEVFVYPDAWPTHLSWAGLLLVIIGRGAGVFSLDHKFGIR
- a CDS encoding sigma-70 family RNA polymerase sigma factor — protein: MDRTNDDATLQIKEKHLQALLLKGMDGDEAAYRRFLSELSTHLRGFLRRRLHSQPGDIEDLVQEVLLAVHNGRHTYRPEEPLTAWVHAIARYKLTDYFRARSRYDALNDPLDDAFELLAAPDLEPAQAKRDLGKLLEQLPDRQRLPIVHVKLEGLSVSETAQMTGLSESAVKIGVHRGLKALAAKIRGTR
- a CDS encoding DUF1109 domain-containing protein, yielding MKTDDFISLLATGAAPVDRHQLAKRFSLAVLVGAVGATLIVAVLLGVRRDLAEVAATPIFWAKIALPLCLMLGALQLSTRLARPGAALSASGRLLVAVPLAVVWLAGLYVLMSAPSDLRLALVLGKTWRVCPFNITMLSVPGFIAVFWALKGLAPTRLALAGAAGGLLAGSTATLAYCLHCPEMGIPFWGVWYVLGMLVPTIIGALLGPRLLRW
- a CDS encoding patatin-like phospholipase family protein, giving the protein MSSIQATQSDLSTGAARAPLTAFVFAGGGSLGAIEVGMLRELLNRGERPGCVVGASAGAINAAYFAGTPNGEGVAELEALWCRIRRQDIMPFSMLGLLDLLLRRRPHLVEAKALRALLEKNLRYARIEQAALPLHIVATEVLSGNEVVLSSGPVVDAVLASAAIPGVFPPVRIDGADLVDGGVANNTPISVAVGLGATRIVVLPAGFACALHAPPSSPIGQAMHALTLVIARQLVRDLEFYSTRADIFVVPPLCPLEISPYDYTQCDRLIDRAAGKTREWLDGGGLEHVFIPGELRQHAHAAH
- the bufB gene encoding MNIO family bufferin maturase, yielding MKTLTHMGAGLGLKPDHYAQAHDCNAEGLWFEVHPENYMVDGGPRLAWLDAIRSRHPLSLHGVSLSLAADSAPDAVHLQRLRALADRVEPTLVSEHLAWSTWRGAYHPDLLPFPRTREALVRIADNIARTQDALARRIAIENPTHYLQLDGHEMDELTFLGELCRTTGCGLLLDVNNVYISAHNLGFDAASYLDAVPADAVMEIHLAGHSRDAHGATTLLIDSHDAPIADDVWSLYGHLIERIGARPTLIERDDHIPPFDALLTERAIAQRLLASTEAMV
- a CDS encoding BufA1 family periplasmic bufferin-type metallophore, which translates into the protein MNNLKLAAAALALASLASGAFAQTQPAAGGAMEKCYGVAMAGHNDCKAGAGTTCAGTSKMDFQGNSWKNVPVGTCTTIKTPHGTGSLSPMES
- a CDS encoding porin, with amino-acid sequence MAADDGTVTLYGVLDTSVEITNPGSGWTSRLDSGAYRGSRIGLRGAEPIGAETYVVFALENGFSSADGTLQTPGVIFNRQAWIGSRGRWGEVRFGRQYSPIYIPFKGDLDAFGAGTIASGLNNLSKITPYTNNAITYLSPQVGGFDATVMMALRDASESDGNGVDGYYLTVRYQIDNFKLLFARQQTHGAAALRANLGGASYAMDKVRVWLSFFNGDGGSPLYHGAGGSLSAQYSFSADARASLGYAHVRDFTGEGASADQFSASFEYNFSRTLLFYFTAAYLANHDDASFTLRGVNVTGLPVAYPGAPVKGVQFGLVQRF
- a CDS encoding methyl-accepting chemotaxis protein, with the translated sequence MHRFSFTQKLWLPLVVSLIALLAVSVSAAWLSRQTRIEERKHDLVNVAHVGLSIVNEYAALAQSGALSEADARKQALERLRGIRYGEDGYFLVIDSTPRMIMHAMKPALNGKELAASADADGRHHYVTFAAVAQAPQGGFVDYVFPHPQDPPSAAVGKIGYVVRYAPWDWIIATGAYVDDIDAAFRESLYFVGGVFAAVALLLSALVSLTNRSIQRAIGGDPVYVAEVAGAISNGNLAVPIQTRHGDESSLLLTMQRMRDALAQTIEQIKGAADKVAIGAREIAGGNADLSARTESQAAALQETAASMEQMTAMVRQTAENAQTASRLTASAEQIVNRGGEMAAEAVSTMQEMSAESQRMVDIIAVIEGIAFQTNILALNAAVEAARAGDEGRGFAVVAGEVRTLAQRSASAAKEIRTLISRAAEKVENGAELVGKTGATIHDAREAIAKVSGVMRDIAAAAAEQSAGIDQVGDAVTQMDSVTQQNAALVEQAAAVAQTLTEQAKLLQVSISTFHLRDGSTSASAPPSNARTARRDARGLATAL
- a CDS encoding HvfC/BufC N-terminal domain-containing protein; amino-acid sequence: MNRSLSHFQDAFAGALYDADAASPLLDSLLAQPGFAVYRNNVVKACIDALQANFPSVERLVGSDWFRAAAAIYVRRQAPSDARLLYYGHDFPAFLDSFEPARELPYLANVARLDRLWTETHAAADEPGIDVVSLACLAPEALGRLTLPLRAAVRWQWFANQPAYTIWHCNREAVELPPELDWSGEGALLTRPEGAVQWRPLGTGGCAFLDACAASQTLDAAAQNALDAQPSLDFTQLLGDLIAAGAFAAIDVAPHGTL